From the genome of Anopheles moucheti chromosome 3, idAnoMoucSN_F20_07, whole genome shotgun sequence, one region includes:
- the LOC128305756 gene encoding zinc finger protein chinmo → MDQQQYCLKWSNYSSNLAAAFSNLFDSATLTDVTLVCGGTVFNAHKVILAACSKNFADLFERAPVGTGQICVMLEATSADNMHALLEFMYKGEVHVSQKALESFLKAAENLQVKGLTTEHGRFASANASQPSQSPFHGPPNDLPSPAIRRQQRNSLSSSLESINRAVKRETDSIVGSASSGGNGSGNTAGSGTANVGSGAERGSGTDRNSGRGSDRGDGGGGGGGGGGGGGGGNTPASSFSPYLQPSSYLPGTYENRKRSLRSPFYEHQEATRDSVLRDGKASAGNGSPVSGSKNYRPSSSGSSATPTEADTVHTDRDSPQQSNRYENHSPSTTHHGHGNGPVSSNTMDREDRNDHNGSVDHKVKHESREGNEAGAEDLRVKMEMRPIQSPLRSSAPSTPTTPIGFINVKGGLEAAIPSVDMLGMISTPRESVTTADGLLCVPGKKLQCPLCDRQYGYETNLRAHIRQRHQGIRVPCPYCSRTFTRNNTVRRHIAREHKQQTQFMPSQLHS, encoded by the exons GGACCGTATTCAATGCTCACAAGGTCATACTAGCGGCATGTTCGAAAAATTTTGCTGATCTGTTCGAACGGGCCCCGGTTGGTACGGGGCAGATCTGCGTTATGCTGGAAGCAACATCGGCAGACAACATGCACGCACTGCTCGAGTTTATGTACAAAGGCGAAGTACATGTGTCACAGAAAGCGCTGGAAAGTTTTCTGAAAGCGGCTGAGAACTTGCAG GTCAAAGGACTCACAACAGAACATGGTCGCTTTGCGAGCGCCAATGCCAGCCAACCGTCACAATCGCCGTTTCACGGCCCACCGAACGATCTGCCATCACCTGCCATTCGCCGCCAGCAGCGCAACAGCCTCTCGTCCTCGCTGGAATCGATCAACCGGGCGGTAAAGCGGGAAACCGACAGTATAGTCGGTAGTGCAAGTAGTGGTGGAAATGGTTCCGGTAACACTGCCGGTTCCGGCACGGCCAATGTTGGTAGTGGAGCGGAACGAGGTAGCGGCACGGATCGCAACAGCGGTCGTGGTAGTGATCGaggcgatggtggtggtggtggaggtggtggcggcggcggagGTGGAGGCGGTAATACACCGGCATCCAGTTTCTCCCCGTACCTGCAACCATCGTCCTATCTTCCAGGCACTTACGAAAATCGAAAACGATCACTGCGAAGTCCGTTCTACGAGCATCAGGAAGCGACACGGGACAGTGTGCTGCGGGACGGGAAGGCGAGCGCGGGCAATGGCAGTCCGGTAAGTGGCAGCAAAAACTATCGACCGTCCAGCAGTGGTTCTTCGGCGACACCAACGGAAGCAGACACCGTACACACGGATCGGGATTCTCCGCAACAGTCCAA TCGGTATGAAAATCATAGTCCCAGCACAACCCACCATGGCCATGGTAACGGACCGGTATCTTCAAACACTATGGATCGAGAAGATCGCAATGATCACAATGGTTCAGTGGATCACAAAGTGAAACACGAAAGTCGAGAGGGCAATGAG GCTGGAGCGGAAGATTTGCgtgtgaaaatggaaatgCGACCCATCCAGTCCCCGCTCAGGTCATCGGCACCGTCTACACCAACGACACCGATAGGATTCATCAATGTGAAAGGTGGACTCGAGGCAGCGATACCGTCAGTTGATATGCTGGGAATGATCAGCACACCACGGGAAAGCGTCACGACAGCGGATG GTTTACTCTGCGTTCCAGGCAAAAAGCTACAATGTCCATTATGCGATCGACAGTACGGTTACGAGACGAATCTGCGTGCGCACATACGCCAGCGGCATCAGGGAATTCGCGTGCCATGCCCGTACTGCAGTCGAACGTTTACCCGCAACAACACCGTCAGAAGGCATATCGCCCGGGAGCACAAACAGCAAACGCAGTTCATGCCCAGCCAGCTACACAGCTAA